From Mycteria americana isolate JAX WOST 10 ecotype Jacksonville Zoo and Gardens chromosome 4, USCA_MyAme_1.0, whole genome shotgun sequence, one genomic window encodes:
- the BOD1L1 gene encoding biorientation of chromosomes in cell division protein 1-like 1 isoform X2 has product MASNPQPQPPPPPPPPPPPQQPPPLPGAGAAVGGGAAEPELVSMIVNHLKSQGLFDQFRRDCLADVDTKPAYQNLRQRVDNFVSNHLATHTWSPHLNKNQLRNNIRQQVLKSGMLESGIDRIISQVVDPKINHTFRPQVEKAVHEFLATLNHKEEAGPSTAPSEEKRDASVTVQGVSATAPSGNVASDAMSILETITSLNQEASAARASTENSNPKNIDKVAKRLSSQQSVDGSTDRERNVEDLPDREKAICDLPGEGAETFAKCEDLNELPCQSEEIKNSAKDTNNLSFTIKDTSKEIQQESEDQKNKLLDKCDKKPDSSEKGERRKEKKEKLDKKSDHSKKSDDTTKSKEEKQARESEPVKQLVPEKNSNKHKTTESTKETKEENTSVDSDMDVLSDITVSSVHTSDLSSFEEESEEETVISDSTEEGEITSDDEEEKNSQSKAKPHANELSDGKAKPVRHAYVRKPFLYSKYFSDSDDERTVEQRRQSIAKEKEERLLRRQINRERLEEKRKQKAAEKTKSLKTGNQNAKGKSGLNLEEPSSRSLESKATGTSIKDVLKEQKFLEKKVALSRKRKRDSRHAEDGCKKKYEPSEEDSKEMQKTNETCEKNSSKELKHNHGKSEISKQLRRLSESVHSTEESKSDSKAEKEHKRKTSTSLQAEGAQQDSETRDPKRQLDRAEVNMEELQKQKSIFKNEKHPKKDSDTEIQHMRNAAKKEAKSYRDKNEKERTALEDKLSLKHKYKGDSIHKSSEDVELHSFERSLKGEDGGQKHNQQIKVSSDDKSERKSKHRSERKISVTGKDGKNISESTLKAEELLRKENKKDRHLSTEKSRAEYKSKRSLSDSRPQKDSLSASKQLASASHRRSESYSEDKHEIESINSDCNLKQEDGVHKDRRRSKSLVEDKILLKSKSKSHSKQFKASETELQENLTKQETVQKLDKDKSMEENDSDKQHKSKNEDKVFEESGAEFELVSGTQSTQGSQKDFSHRVKLHSGERGSVKEKHRGDKDLSNSKLERRFSAEGHKSRNLKHSNKEIKKKEESIKLEDKDIKEMDSGHEKVLSITVATDKKQSKKIPCENRKGSISNQDLVGEEKQSASSNESSHAPAPQKSSMNNDDLHSGHEEELMELDLKQAKIEEPSNIKGKNIQNSIQATGAEYAAKEKISLYISNKELKHSLADPEACESQFLPAAEKTVKQEDIPNKQVGALDTLSKQASMDQGPNKQGTYKMSVVYETSGRILLNVPSEDKASEDSRRPKNLKTVINSNSDDVPLAINSSRVDAADAKSIDTDISDFTDSLGNISKECHDSDGTSLFEDTFILKNDAAQVVYMEQQESAVLSSIMKDNGDNTSMTNSIEKDNEVPQPDEQAMEDSTAGLPSQEDYDEAAKLESSQGSELKIKEENLMTDITEDCGEVTTKELILKRKERECLNTDPSTKEERSTMMDNVEKNEVHDIDDMIQSSSVLVPERVPEETVKGSVIASGQEGNGVIGVEDKNESNAVGTSAGSSKLSLLYSSLQTTPATVIGTSTEKIIESTVMATSTGEERAEGASHSEKDSDATTTCSEEESEVTVICTSIEADEGFTTGIWVKSSGGGSFITGADVGECTVAAAEEGGGSVVTEGLAESESFLTSTEGEENGDCTLVDAEESGKDSVNASGVEIEDSVNSAGAEEKDDAVTSAGSEEKRKTSTCVDTGKFESSVSCLGEAESDGAVTSAGTETGEGSTSGDSSGEFRGSVRAGQVKEHEGTVTCTGAEERGHNFIICSVTGTDAQGESTVTGACVAMVTNNSVTTGTSGDKSEDTINGESAVTSTGITPEDDAEISVVCTGLEDSNEGFGVCLEAEKCGSLMDSTRAKEEANITTVSVGPCDDEGFVTSTGSKEEDEEGEGIVTSTGRGNEENEHASTCTGIESENALICVGAEEGESSIICIVAEQVEAESGVAGTNINKLTVDSMTSAEKEANCGTNCKNAKGIVESSVTSGSAADEGALTAHIGKHEGTLIPLDAEECEGPMTSAMAVQDKSQSGAEDRHENAMTSFGSRKLDASISSAVPAEGENFLIPADREEKVKGDIISTSTVEESDAPLHSAMDAEEGPLAVSRANESGESSMILIDTEDTEVPMPSTATEFKECVHTFSSKQEKDECTMISTSIVEEFEAPMSSAAIEYDGQLPSVKTEEINENAMVSIDMEVYEVPMPSESSAGGDDNDDDESHPTASGKEEKDECAMISTSVVEEQVILMSGEVTEEAIQHVSDTESKNETVMISTSTAECFEAPMSSVAVQDENKLIASETEGRYEAAMITTSMTEECEIVLISAAPQAESRLIVAEGDEDAIISPNASEECKIVETTATVDEQFGLAAFNADAKSKGSVIFVGECGAPVLRVATNSEDQHAASSLGDKEGAVITLSTMEECDSLFAFTVIEESQLDAESTEVKDKSEEIFNTANQIECILSTTGPEKSSNSLLVIGTENETHESGVRGESAASQTTVDSEITEADENSVNLMSVDEALCVEISTETAVSPSPSSEASEDDEQAEGVLHEDVTSELACMISETAVESETLRNVNYKFNSNLLLESDFSEIRTPLPRAQALSLVSANEVTVNTNHSEVTIEAELGEKSDFPVLRVEELYSSDDKTNLVKIDDIGIEVTFQKSNTTFNSGNNAALPKLAEELEFDSNLRTDEPQQPESPRSEEGYVDLHTKEFPKDLLQRNIALERETFHVENLDTQITEEHRSRGIQCKSSGTTDKEKCNQLIAQDVRKGDEQSQCSKTKPDNIKEVLSGDTAEVSKEIDVKHTPPKSTMEEKDEFTIKQEMPEKERHGLESNENSPEENQPVIVKRKRGRPRKYPLEAVQPGGGESKADMSTGNLQFPVFASRGKMPQAGPDISNKETTNEDEAEKAEMIVRKRGRKPRRCLVQSEETETLEPERKRRKLTSSEDELKEQEEGEEEDGEEDDEAHSGATTRSATRLEAQRKQPSKPTTRATSKGSSPSSVSPRKRQNLAAKKRSPSDTKINKSPPLTQLKVQSTKRKREDSPTVVRRKGQQKTEETPVKKAKR; this is encoded by the exons atgGCCAGCAacccccagccgcagcccccgccgccgccgcccccgccgccgccccctcagcagccgccgccgctgccgggggccggggccgccgtggggggcggcgcggccgagcCCGAGCTGGTCTCCATGATCGTCAACCACCTCAAGAGCCAGGGGCTCTTCGACCAGTTCCGCCGCGACTGCCTGGCCGACGTGGACACCAAG CCTGCCTACCAGAATTTGCGACAGCGCGTTGACAACTTCGTTTCCAATCATTTGGCGACTCATACCTGGAGTCCTCATCTCAACAAGAACCAGCTGAGAAATAACATTAGGCAGCAGGTTCTCAA GTCTGGAATGTTGGAATCTGGAATTGACAGAATTATTTCTCAAGTTGTGGACCCAAAGATCAACCACACATTCAGACCTCAGGTGGAAAAAGCTGTCCATGAATTTTTAGCCACATTGAATCACAAAGAGGAGGCAGGCCCCAGCACAGCTCCAAGTGAGGAGAAAAGAGATGCTTCTGTTACAGTACAAG GTGTCTCTGCTACAGCTCCTAGTGGCAACGTAGCTAGTGATGCAATGTCCATTTTGGAAACAATAACTTCTCTTAACCAAGAAGCAAGTGCTGCCAGGGCTTCTACAGAGAACTCAAATCCCAAGAACATTGACAAAGTTGCAAAAAGACTCTCGTCTCAGCAGAGTGTGGATGGTAGCACTGATAGAGAGAGAAATGTGGAGGACTTGCCAGACAGAGAGAAAGCAATTTGTGATCTTCCTGGAGAAGGGGCTGAGACATTTGCAAAGTGTGAAGATTTAAATGAGCTTCCCTGccaaagtgaagaaataaaaaattcagcaaaGGATACTAATAATTTGAGTTTTACAATTAAAGATACAAGTAAAGAAATTCAACAGGAAAGTGAAGatcaaaagaataaattattagaTAAATGTGACAAGAAACCAGACAGCAGTgaaaaaggtgaaagaagaaaagaaaagaaggaaaaacttgaCAAGAAATCTGACCATTCAAAGAAAAGTGATGATACTACaaagtcaaaagaagaaaagcaagcaagagagTCAGAACCAGTGAAACAGTTAGttccagaaaaaaatagcaataaacatAAAACAACTGAAAGCACTAAAGAAACTAAAGAAG aaaATACATCAGTAGATTCAGATATGGATGTACTCAGTGACATCACTGTCAGCTCTGTCCATACCAGTgatctttcttcctttgaagaGGAGAGTGAAGAGGAGACTGTAATTTCTGACAGTACTGAAGAGGGGGAGATCACGTCAGATG atgaagaggagaaaaacagtcAAAGTAAGGCAAAACCTCATGCTAATGAGCTGAGTGATGGGAAAGCCAAGCCTGTTCGTCATGCTTATGTTCGCAAGCCTTTCTTGTACTCCAAATACTTCAGTGATTCTGATGATGAACGAACTGTAGAACAACGCCGTCAGTCCATT gccaaagaaaaagaagagagactccTAAGAAGACAAATTAACAGAGAGAGACTTGAAGAAAAACGTAAACAGAAGgctgcagaaaaaacaaaatccctaAAAACTGGAAATCAAAATGCTAAAG gaaaaagtgGTTTGAACTTAGAAGAACCTTCATCAAGAAGTCTTGAGTCAAAAGCTACTGGTACCAGCATTAAGGATGTgcttaaagaacagaaatttttagaaaaaaaagtagccttgagcagaaaaagaaaaagagattcaaG GCATGCTGAAGATGGCTGCAAAAAGAAATATGAGCCGTCGGAAGAAGActctaaagaaatgcaaaagacaaATGAG ACTtgtgaaaaaaattcttccaaagaATTGAAGCATAATCATGGGAAAAGTGAAATCTCTAAACAGCTTAGAAGACTTTCAGAATCAGTGCATTCAACTGAGGAAAGCAAAAGTGActctaaagcagaaaaagaacataaaagaaaaacctcCACCTCTCTTCAGGCTGAAGGAGCCCAGCAGGACAGTGAAACAAGGGATCCAAAAAGACAACTGGATAGAGCAGAAGTCAATATGGAAGAACTACAGAAGCAGAAATCCATATTTAAAAAcgaaaaacaccccaaaaaagaTAGTGACACTGAAATTCAACATATGAGAAATGCTGCCAAAAAAGAAGCCAAGTCTtacagagataaaaatgaaaaggaaagaactgcTTTAGAAGATAAACTTTCTTTAAAGCACAAATATAAAGGAGACAGTATTCACAAATCAAGTGAAGATGTTGAACTCCATTCATTTGAGAGAAGTTTGAAAGGGGAGGATGGTGGTCAGAAACATAATCAACAAATAAAGGTTTCCTCAGATgacaaatctgaaagaaaaagtaaacaccGAAGTGAACGGAAAATATCGGTAacaggaaaagatggaaaaaatatttctgaatcaaCCTTAAAAGCTGAAGAATTGCTGcgtaaggaaaataaaaaagacagacatcTCTCAACTGAAAAATCAAGAGCAGAATACAAGTCCAAAAGGTCCCTGAGTGATTCTAGGCCACAAAAGGATTCCCTAAGTGCCTCAAAGCAACTTGCTTCTGCATCACACAGAAGGAGCGAAAGCTACTCAGAAGATAAACATGAAATAGAATCAATTAATTCTGATTGTAATTTGAAACAAGAAGATGGTGTTCATAAAGATAGACGAAGATCTAAGAGCCTTGTAGAAGACAAGATTTTGTTAAAGTCTAAGTCAAAGAGTCATAGTAAACAATTCAAAGCATCTGAAACAGAATTACAGGAAAATTTAACAAAACAAGAGACTGTACAGAAACTAGACAAAGATAAGAGCATGGAAGAGAATGATTCAGATAAGCAACACAAGTCCAAGAATGAAGATAAAGTTTTTGAGGAGAGTGGTGCTGAGTTTGAGCTTGTAAGTGGCACGCAATCAACTCAGGGATCACAAAAAGACTTTAGTCACAGAGTTAAGTTACATTCTGGAGAAAGAGGATCTGTAAAAGAGAAACATAGAGGTGATAAAGATTTAAGCAATTCCAAACTAGAAAGAAGGTTCTCTGCTGAAGGTCACAAAAGCAGAAACTTAAAGCACAGCAAcaaggaaataaagaagaaagaagagagtatCAAATTGGaagataaagatattaaagaaatggATAGTGGGCATGAAAAAGTACTGAGCATCACAGTGGCAACAgataaaaaacaaagtaagaagATACCCTGTGAAAATAGAAAAGGCAGTATATCAAACCAAGATTTAGTTGGAGAGGAAAAGCAATCAGCTAGCTCAAATGAAAGCAgccatgctccagcccctcaaaaGTCAAGTATGAATAATGATGACTTGCATTCTGGTCATGAGGAAGAGCTGATGGAACTTGAtttgaaacaagcaaaaatagaGGAACCATCTaacatcaaaggaaaaaacattcaaaactcaATCCAAGCCACAGGTGCCGAGtatgcagcaaaagaaaaaatatctctaTATATTTCAAATAAGGAATTAAAACACAGCTTGGCAGATCCTGAAGCTTGTGAATCGCAGTTTCTGCCTGCAGCTGAAAAAACTGTTAAACAAGAAGATATCCCTAATAAACAAGTTGGTGCCTTAGACACTTTGTCCAAACAAGCTTCCATGGATCAAGGACCCAATAAACAAGGGACTTATAAAATGAGCGTTGTGTACGAAACAAGTGGTAGAATCTTACTGAATGTTCCCAGTGAGGATAAAGCTTCAGAAGATAGCAGAAGACCAAAGAATTTAAAAACTGTGATAAATTCTAATTCAGATGATGTTCCTTTAGCAATTAATTCTTCTAGAGTAGATGCTGCTGATGCAAAGTCCATAGATACGGATATCTCAGATTTTACAGATTCCTTGGGTAATATATCTAAAGAATGCCATGATTCAGATGGGACTTCTTTATTTGAAGATACTTTCATTTTGAAGAATGATGCAGCACAGGTTGTATACATGGAACAACAAGAGAGTGCAGTGCTGAGTTCTATCATGAAAGACAATGGTGACAACACCAGTATGACAAACAGTATAGAAAAAGATAATGAGGTGCCCCAGCCTGATGAACAGGCAATGGAAGACAGTACAGCTGGGTTACCTAGTCAAGAAGATTATGATGAAGCAGCAAAATTAGAAAGCTCTCAGGGAAGTGAGttgaaaataaaagaggaaaacttGATGACTGACATAACTGAAGATTGTGGAGAGGTAACAACAAAAGAACTTatcctaaaaagaaaagaaagagagtgCTTGAATACAGATCCTtccacaaaggaagaaagaagcacaaTGATGGATAATGTAGAAAAGAACGAGGTGCATGATATTGATGATATGATACAATCTTCCTCTGTGTTAGTGCCTGAAAGAGTTCCTGAGGAAACAGTCAAAGGCTCTGTTATAGCCAGTGGGCAAGAAGGGAATGGTGTGATTGGCgtggaagataaaaatgaaagcaatgcagTAGGTACCAGTGCAGGAAGTAGTAAACTTAGTTTGTTGTACAGCAGCCTACAAACAACTCCAGCCACTGTGATAGGAACTAGCACAGAAAAGATCATTGAGAGCACTGTAATGGCCACTAGTACAGGAGAAGAAAGAGCTGAGGGTGCATCACATTCTGAAAAGGACAGCGATGCTACAACTACTTGCTCAGAAGAAGAAAGCGAGGTGACGGTAATCTGCACAAGCATAGAAGCTGATGAAGGTTTCACAACGGGCATATGGGTAAAAAGTAGTGGGGGTGGCAGTTTCATCACAGGAGCAGATGTTGGTGAGTGTACTGTTGCAGCAGCTGAAGAAGGTGGTGGCAGTGTTGTCACTGAAGGATTAGCAGAAAGCGAAAGCTTCCTAACAAGtacagaaggagaagaaaatggtgACTGTACCTTGGTTGATGCAGAAGAAAGTGGTAAGGATTCAGTCAATGCAAGTGGAGTGGAAATTGAAGACAGTGTGAATAGTGCTggggcagaagaaaaagatgatgcTGTGACTAGTGCAGGCTCTGAAGAAAAGCGAAAGACCTCAACTTGTGTAGATACAGGCAAATTTGAAAGTTCTGTATCCTGCTTAGGTGAAGCGGAGAGCGATGGTGCTGTAACTAGTGCAGGGACAGAAACAGGTGAAGGGTCGACAAGTGGTGACAGTTCAGGTGAATTTAGGGGCAGTGTGAGAGCTGGCCAAGTAAAAGAACATGAAGGTACTGTGACTTGCACAGGTGCAGAAGAAAGAGGTCATAACTTCATCATCTGCTCAGTGACTGGTACAGATGCCCAAGGAGAAAGCACCGTAACTGGTGCGTGTGTTGCAATGGTAACAAACAACAGCGTCACAACTGGAACTAGTGGTGACAAATCTGAGGATACTATAAATGGTGAAAGCGCAGTGACCAGCACAGGCATAACTCCAGAAGATGATGCTGAAATTTCAGTAGTCTGCACAGGGCTAGAAGACAGTAATGAGGGGTTTGGAGTTTGTTTAGAAGCTGAAAAATGTGGAAGTCTAATGGACAGTACAAGGGCAAAGGAAGAAGCCAATATCACTACAGTCAGCGTAGGTCCATGTGATGATGAAGGTTTTGTGACTAGTACAGGCTCaaaagaagaggatgaagaaggtGAGGGCATTGTGACTAGTACaggaagaggaaatgaagaaaatgagcatGCTTCTACTTGTACAGGAATAGAAAGTGAAAATGCACTAATTTGTGTAGGTGCAGAAGAAGGTGAAAGTTCCATTATCTGCATAGTTGCTGAACAGGTGGAAGCTGAGTCGGGAGTGGCTGGCACAAATATAAATAAGCTTACTGTTGACAGCATGACGAGTGCAGAGAAAGAAGCTAATTGTGGCACAAACTGCAAAAATGCTAAAGGGATTGTTGAAAGCAGTGTAACCAGTGGAAGTGCTGCAGATGAGGGTGCCTTGACTGCGCATATAGGAAAGCATGAAGGTACCTTGATTCCCTTAGATGCCGAGGAATGTGAGGGTCCCATGACCAGTGCTATGGCAGTGCAAGATAAGAGTCAGTCTGGTGCTGAAGACAGACATGAGAATGCCATGacttcctttggcagcagaaaacTTGATGCCTCTATAAGCAGTGCAGTTCCAGCAGAAGGTGAGAATTTTCTTATTCCtgctgacagagaagaaaaagtaaaaggtgATATAATCTCTACCAGTACAGTGGAGGAAAGTGATGCTCCCTTACATTCAGCCATGGATGCTGAGGAAGGTCCACTTGCTGTTTCAAGAGCAAATGAAAGTGGGGAAAGTTCTATGATCTTAATAGACACAGAAGACACAGAGGTGCCTATGCCCAGTACAGCTACAGAGTTTAAAGAGTGTGTGCATACTTTTAGCAGTAAGCAGGAGAAAGATGAGTGCACTATGATTTCCACCAGTATTGTGGAAGAATTTGAGGCTCCAATGTCAAGTGCAGCTATTGAATATGATGGTCAGCTCCCCTctgttaaaacagaagaaataaatgagaatgcTATGGTTTCTATAGATATGGAAGTATATGAGGTTCCCATGCCTAGTGAATCCAGTGCTGGAGGAGATGATAACGATGATGATGAAAGTCACCCAACTGCTAGcggtaaggaagaaaaagatgagtGTGCTATGATTTCCACAAGTGTTGTGGAAGAACAAGTAATCCTAATGTCAGGTGAAGTCACAGAAGAGGCAATTCAACATGTGTCAGACACGGAGTCAAAAAATGAAACGGTAATGATCTCTACAAGTACAGCAGAATGTTTTGAAGCTCCTATGTCTAGTGTAGCTGTGCAAGATGAAAACAAACTCATTgcttcagaaacagaaggaagatacGAAGCTGCTATGATCACTACGAGCATGACAGAAGAATGTGAGATAGTCCTGATCAGTGCAGCACCACAAGCTGAAAGTCGTCTCATTGTAGCAGAAGGAGACGAAGATGCCATTATCTCTCCAAATGCATCGGAGGAATGTAAGATTGTGGAGACCACTGCGACTGTAGATGAGCAGTTTGGACTAGCAGCTTTTAATGCAGATGCAAAAAGCAAAGGTTCTGTGATTTTTGTGGGAGAATGTGGAGCTCCTGTGCTGAGGGTTGCCACCAACAGTGAAGATCAACATGCTGCTTCAAGTCTAGGAGATAAGGAGGGGGCAGTGATAACTCTGAGCACAATGGAAGAATGTGATAGTCTCTTTGCCTTTACAGTCATAGAAGAAAGTCAACTTGATGCTGAGAGTACCGAAGTAAAAGACAAAAGTGAGGAAATTTTTAACACTGCTAACCAGATCGAATGCATCCTGTCAACTACAGGCCCAGAAAAAAGCAGTAATTCTTTGCTTGTTATTGGTACAGAGAATGAGACCCATGAGAGTGGTGTGAGGGGAGAATCAGCAGCATCTCAGACCACAGTAGACAGTGAAATCACAGAAGCAGATGAAAATTCAGTGAACCTTATGAGTGTAGATGAAGCACTTTGTGTGGAGATTAGTACAGAGACTGCTGTGAGTCCAAGTCCTTCCTCAGAGGCAAGTGAGGATGATGAGCAAGCTGAAGGTGTTTTGCATGAAGATGTTACATCAGAACTTGCTTGTATGATTTCAGAAACAGCGGTAGAGAGTGAAACTCTAAGGAATGTAAACTATAAATTTAACTCAAACTTGCTTTTAGAAAGTGACTTTTCTGAAATAAGGACTCCCCTGCCTAGGGCACAAGCTCTTTCCTTAGTTTCTGCAAATGAAGTGACTGTAAATACCAATCATAGTGAAGTGACAATAGAAGCagaattaggggaaaaaagtgacttCCCTGTATTGCGTGTAGAAGAGCTATACAGCAGTGATGACAAAACGAACTTGGTCAAAATAGATGATATTGGAATTGAAGTTACTTTTCAAAAAAGTAACACAACCTTTAATTCAg gCAATAATGCAGCTTTACCAAAGTTGGCAGAAGAACTAGAATTTGACAGTAACTTGAGAACTGACGAG CCACAACAGCCTGAAAGTCCAAGAAGTGAAGAGGGATATGTGGATCTTCATACTAAAGAGTTTCCAAAAG atttgcTGCAGAGGAATATTGCTTTAGAAAGAGAAACTTTTCAT GTGGAAAACTTGGATACCCAGATAACTGAAGAACATAGATCCAGAGGAATACAATGTAAATCTTCAGGAACAACggataaagaaaaat GCAACCAGCTGATTGCTCAGGATGTGAGAAAAGGTGATGAACAAAGTCAGTgttccaaaacaaaacctgataatatcaag GAAGTTCTTTCAGGTGATACAGCAGAAGTGTCCAAAGAAATTGATGTAAAGCATACACCTCCTAAAAGTACTATGgaagaaaaag ACGAATTTACCATCAAACAGGAAATGCCTGAAAAGGAAAGGCATGGTCTAGAATCAAATGAAAATTCTCCAGAG